Proteins encoded within one genomic window of Candidatus Methylomirabilota bacterium:
- a CDS encoding DUF5132 domain-containing protein gives MGLLDNGLLGNGLKGNIVTGLAIGIGAAILAPVVIPLAASIVKPLAKATIKGGITLYEKGQEMVAEAGEVVEDLVAEAKAELAEVPTDT, from the coding sequence ATGGGATTACTGGATAACGGTCTACTGGGGAACGGGCTGAAGGGGAACATCGTGACAGGGTTGGCTATCGGTATCGGCGCGGCCATTTTGGCCCCTGTCGTTATCCCTCTGGCTGCATCAATCGTCAAGCCACTGGCAAAGGCCACGATTAAAGGTGGCATCACTCTCTATGAAAAGGGTCAAGAGATGGTCGCTGAGGCGGGAGAGGTCGTGGAGGACCTGGTGGCAGAGGCCAAGGCGGAATTGGCCGAGGTCCCGACAGACAC